The genomic DNA ataatatatatatatatatatatatattatattaaaaaaataaaaaaataaattatttttattaataattttatataatatattgaaaaaaagaatagaatagaatatttaattttattatatatttgtatgagtatgaaaattttatataaaatatgtagttatttaaaatctaatttattaaatatatataattattatatattataaaataaattataagataaatatttttaattaaaataagatatatatatatataaatattatatattagaaaaaaatgaaaagataaattatttttattaataaatttatataatatattgagaaaaaataagataaaatatttaattatttttattatatttgttttataagtgaaattttatataatatatataattatttaaaatttaactttttatatatatatatatatataattattaaacgtagtttttctttcattttaatattgaagcaaatataataatttgaaaattattatcagaaataatcctaaaataaatacatccattaataataatgttattaaatatttagttataatgtAGACATATTACAAAGAAAAGTACCTACTTGTAATCTCTACATAAATTTAAGgacaatctttatattatcaTAAGATCCCAAATTCAATTTAACCCTAATCTGTAAAGAGTTTTGATTCAGTAGTTAGGTTGTTCCAAATCGCGGCGAATTTAAGAATTTGCTATTCCTTTTCAGAGGCGCCAACCAAAGCTCGCCCCAATCTCGGACTTCATCGTCGCAGGTAGGTAAACGGTAAACTCTTCTTCATTGTCGTTATATAATCTTGGTTGATGAAAGCTCTCTCTGGCGTTAGAAcgattttgttttgtttctgtCATTAGAAATGAGGCCATTGGATGAAGACGAAACcacacatgtttttgaaaagttgTTCAAATTCACTGGCAACAATCTGAAGAATATCGTCGACAGGCCTTCTCTAGAAGGAACGGACACGAATCCTGGTCGCTACTGTTTCCGTATGCAGAAGAACAGAGTGTTCTACGTGAGCGAGTCTCTGGTGAAGCGGGCAACAAATGTGAAGCGTGATAAGCTAGTTTCCCTAGGAACCCAGATTGGCAAGTTCACTAAAAACGGAAGCTTTCATCTCACGATACAGTGTTTGAATATACTTGGGGACAATGCTAAGCACAAGGTCTGGCTC from Impatiens glandulifera chromosome 9, dImpGla2.1, whole genome shotgun sequence includes the following:
- the LOC124914846 gene encoding 60S ribosome subunit biogenesis protein NIP7 homolog; protein product: MRPLDEDETTHVFEKLFKFTGNNLKNIVDRPSLEGTDTNPGRYCFRMQKNRVFYVSESLVKRATNVKRDKLVSLGTQIGKFTKNGSFHLTIQCLNILGDNAKHKVWLKPTSEMSFLYGNHVLKGGLGRITENIVPGDGVVVYSMADMPLGFGVAAKSTQDCRKMDPNGIVVLHQADIGEYLRMEDDL